Proteins from a single region of Ziziphus jujuba cultivar Dongzao chromosome 1, ASM3175591v1:
- the LOC125422402 gene encoding uncharacterized protein LOC125422402, with protein MVYWWHTIEFLVSIPEVIRGANNILNKSGFTAFGMIEHLPKDFKCFQIQNIIQDVRLIGLQTQEHDNPVPAESSSSIIDNKLSASERASASCYWKYWWSKFIGYLKTYDVDWIKDRSGALMIVVILIATMTFQAALNPPGGVWQQNTNTTELSHGFDCGVGDRCLAGTAVLPNLYRLCTWLFNL; from the exons aTGGTTTATTGGTGGCACACTATAGAATTCTTGGTTTCGATACCTGAAGTGATAAGGGGAGCAAATAATATCTTGAACAAGAGCGGTTTTACAGCCTTTGGAATGATAGAACACCTTCCAAAAGACTTCAAATGTTTCcaaatacaaaatattattCAGGATGTACGACTAATCGGTCTCCAAACACAAGAACATGATAATCCTGTACCTGcagaatcatcatcatcaataattgataataaaCTGTCAGCGTCAGAAAGAGCAAGTGCTAGTTGTTATTGGAAGTATTGGTGGAGCAAATTCATTGGCTACTTGAAGACATACGATGTGGATTGGATAAAAGATAGAAGCGGAGCACTGATGATAGTGGTTATTTTGATCGCCACAATGACATTCCAAGCTGCACTTAACCCTCCTGGTGGCGTCTGGCAACAAAATACAAACACCACAGAGCTTAGCCATGGATTTGATTGCGGCGTAGGAGATAGATGCCTGGCAGGAACCGCAGTGTTACCGAATCT GTATAGGCTTTGCACGTGGCTTTTCAATTTATAG
- the LOC107404825 gene encoding ankyrin repeat-containing protein ITN1-like isoform X2 — protein sequence MEVRRDEDDRMVRLYKASTEGCVATLNALIEEDPLTLSKISVNPFGETPLHISASLGHLSFTKQLVSRKPKLAEELDLLKRSPLHLASAEGHRKIVETLVQANKGMCLVGDEDGKIPLHYAAMRGRVEVIEMLISAEPNSIQEKPNEGETVLHLCVQYNQLEALKVLVRSVDNDNNNEFLNSKDQKCGNTILHLAVMLKQIETIKYLLSIPEVKAGAADMVNQRGLTAIDMAEHLPKDLKSFKVQNILLKDIHHVHVGGGLLQRRQKQQQQQQQQQPAVVETAVTGMQVEKKSISSSAKAKAKAKASSSWSWNKLKRFMKYEGDNWLKDRNSGLMVAATVIATMAFQIAVNPPGGVWGEDKEGGNPDYCTESDKCLAGTAVLGYPIWGSDRYLSLVYYNAWAFLTSLSVILLLISGIPLEYKFCMWLLTVAMCLTLTFLTLTFREAVWLLTPAAILQDVDSLLRLFFRLWVYLLGIVASVRTLRFLFVIVTKLYKFVRKLFIANRSRFVNQDTLQVQVMTPPNV from the exons ATGGAAGTAAGACGTGACGAAGATGATAGAATGGTAAGACTCTACAAAGCGTCAACCGAAGGATGTGTAGCCACCTTGAATGCATTGATAGAGGAAGACCCTTTAACTCTAAGCAAGATATCAGTTAATCCTTTTGGTGAAACTCCTCTTCACATATCAGCTTCGCTTGGTCACTTGAGTTTCACCAAACAACTTGTGTCTCGCAAGCCAAAACTTGCTGAGGAGTTGGATTTGCTCAAACGATCACCTCTTCACTTGGCTTCCGCGGAAGGCCACCGCAAGATAGTGGAGACATTAGTACAAGCGAACAAAGGTATGTGCTTAGTTGGAGATGAAGACGGGAAAATCCCTCTTCATTATGCAGCCATGAGAGGACGTGTTGAAGTAATTGAAATGCTTATTAGCGCGGAACCAAATTCAATACAAGAGAAGCCTAATGAAGGAGAAACAGTTCTTCACTTATGTGTTCAATATAACCAGTTGGAGGCCCTGAAAGTGTTGGTTCGATCAGTtgacaatgataataataacgaGTTCCTCAACTCCAAAGACCAGAAATGTGGCAACACCATTTTGCACTTGGCTGTAATGCTAAAGCAAATTGAG ACCATAAAATACTTGCTATCGATACCTGAAGTGAAAGCCGGGGCGGCTGATATGGTGAACCAGAGAGGTTTAACAGCAATTGACATGGCAGAGCACCTTCCAAAAGACTTGAAAAGCTTCAAAGTCCAGAATATTCTTCTGAAGGATATTCATCATGTTCATGTTGGTGGAGGTCTTCTCCAAAGACGAcaaaagcaacaacaacaacaacaacaacaacaaccagcTGTAGTAGAAACGGCAGTAACTGGTATGCAAGTTGAGAAAAAATCAATATCATCATcagcaaaagcaaaagcaaaagcaaaagcaagcaGCAGCTGGAGTTGGAACAAATTGAAACGGTTCATGAAATACGAGGGTGATAATTGGTTGAAAGATAGAAATAGCGGGCTCATGGTGGCGGCTACTGTGATCGCAACAATGGCATTCCAAATTGCTGTTAACCCTCCCGGTGGTGTCTGGGGCGAAGATAAAGAAGGCGGCAACCCTGATTATTGCACGGAAAGCGATAAATGTCTTGCCGGAACCGCCGTGTTAGGCTATCCCATCTGGGGTTCTGATCGATATCTTTCACTCGTATATTATAATGCCTGGGCTTTCCTTACATCCTTGAGCGTAATACTATTGCTCATCAGCGGAATACCTCTGGAGTATAAGTTTTGCATGTGGCTTTTGACAGTAGCCATGTGTCTTACTCTTACTTTTCTCACGCTTACCTTCAGAGAAGCTGTATGGTTGTTAACACCCGCTGCTATTCTACAAGATGTAGATTCTCTGTTACGTTTATTTTTTCGTTTATGGGTTTATTTGCTCGGGATCGTTGCGTCCGTCCGCACACTTCGCTTTCTCTTTGTTATAGTAACCAAGTTGTACAAGTTCGTTCGCAAGCTCTTCATCGCCAACCGTTCACGCTTTGTTAATCAAGATACCCTACAAGTCCAAGTGATGACGCCGCCAAATGTGTAA